Proteins from a single region of Rhodovibrio salinarum DSM 9154:
- the dapB gene encoding 4-hydroxy-tetrahydrodipicolinate reductase translates to MRIGVAGCKGRMGRTIVDAVAAAEGAQLAGGSVRPDDAWVGQDLGSLTGHGQLDAPVVGDPMELVQRADAVIDFTTPELTVKHAELAAQAGITLVIGTTGLSDEQQEAIRRAARHVPVVQAPNMSLGVNLLLNLVQQVAAALDDSFDIEITEMHHRHKKDAPSGTALALGRAAAEGRKVVLEQVADRGRDGDTGERTPGNIGFAALRGGDVAGEHTVIFAGAGERIELSHKASNRGIFGQGAVKAALWARSQDPGLYSMQDVLGIG, encoded by the coding sequence CTGCGCATCGGGGTTGCCGGCTGTAAGGGCCGGATGGGCCGAACCATCGTTGATGCGGTTGCGGCCGCCGAAGGCGCCCAGCTTGCCGGCGGCAGCGTGCGCCCGGACGATGCCTGGGTCGGTCAGGACCTCGGAAGCCTGACCGGTCATGGTCAGTTGGACGCGCCGGTCGTCGGTGATCCGATGGAGTTGGTCCAGCGGGCGGATGCGGTGATCGACTTCACCACGCCCGAGTTGACGGTCAAGCATGCCGAACTGGCCGCGCAGGCCGGGATCACGCTGGTGATCGGCACGACCGGGCTGAGCGATGAGCAGCAGGAAGCGATCCGCCGGGCCGCCCGCCACGTTCCGGTGGTGCAGGCGCCGAATATGAGCCTGGGCGTCAATCTACTGCTCAATCTGGTGCAGCAGGTCGCGGCGGCGCTGGACGACAGCTTCGACATCGAGATCACCGAGATGCACCATCGCCACAAGAAGGACGCGCCCTCGGGCACGGCGCTTGCCCTCGGCCGGGCGGCGGCGGAGGGGCGCAAGGTGGTGCTGGAGCAGGTTGCCGACCGGGGTCGCGACGGCGATACCGGCGAACGCACGCCGGGCAACATCGGGTTTGCCGCGCTGCGCGGCGGTGACGTGGCAGGCGAGCACACGGTGATTTTCGCCGGCGCGGGCGAGCGGATCGAGCTCAGCCACAAAGCGTCCAACCGCGGCATCTTCGGCCAGGGGGCGGTCAAGGCGGCGCTTTGGGCGCGCAGTCAGGACCCGGGCCTATACTCGATGCAGGATGTGTTGGGGATCGGCTGA
- a CDS encoding 2-hydroxyacid dehydrogenase: MPQKKKPVVVVTRRLPDVIETRMMELFDARLNTDDHPMSQNELIEAVRTADVLVPTVTDRVDSAVLAQAGDNLRLIASFGTGVDHIDLKTARQRGITVTNTPGVLTEDTADMTLALILATSRRLVEGERLVRAGDWGGWSPTHMLGHRLWGKRLGIVGMGRIGQAVARRARGFGLSVHYHNRRTVAEEIEDELEATYWDSLDQMLARMDIVSINCPHTPATFHLLNARRLKLLQPHCTIVNTSRGEVIDENAMTRMLERGELAGAGLDVFENEPAVSPKLLKLDNVVLLPHMGSATIEGRIAMGEKVIINCKTFVDGHTPPDRVLETMF, encoded by the coding sequence ATGCCGCAGAAGAAGAAGCCGGTCGTCGTCGTCACACGCCGCCTGCCCGATGTCATCGAGACGCGCATGATGGAGCTGTTCGACGCGCGTCTGAACACCGACGACCACCCGATGAGCCAGAACGAGCTGATCGAGGCGGTACGCACGGCCGACGTCCTGGTCCCCACGGTCACCGACCGGGTGGATTCGGCGGTGCTGGCGCAAGCGGGCGACAACCTGCGGCTGATCGCCTCGTTCGGCACCGGCGTCGACCACATCGATCTGAAGACGGCGCGCCAGCGCGGCATCACGGTGACCAACACGCCGGGGGTGCTGACCGAGGATACCGCCGACATGACGCTGGCGTTGATCCTCGCGACCTCGCGCCGGCTGGTCGAGGGCGAGCGGCTGGTGCGCGCCGGCGACTGGGGCGGCTGGAGCCCAACCCACATGCTGGGCCACCGGCTGTGGGGCAAGCGCCTGGGGATCGTCGGCATGGGCCGGATCGGCCAGGCGGTCGCGCGCCGGGCGCGTGGCTTCGGGCTGTCGGTGCACTACCACAACCGTCGCACGGTCGCCGAGGAGATCGAGGACGAGTTGGAGGCGACCTACTGGGACAGCCTGGATCAGATGCTGGCCCGGATGGACATCGTCTCGATCAACTGTCCGCACACGCCGGCAACCTTCCATCTCTTGAACGCCCGGCGGCTGAAGCTGCTGCAGCCGCACTGCACGATCGTCAACACCTCGCGCGGCGAGGTGATCGACGAAAATGCCATGACCCGGATGCTGGAGCGCGGCGAACTCGCAGGCGCCGGTCTGGACGTGTTCGAGAACGAGCCGGCGGTCAGTCCCAAGCTGCTCAAGCTGGACAATGTCGTGCTGCTGCCGCACATGGGATCGGCCACGATCGAGGGCCGGATCGCCATGGGCGAGAAGGTCATCATCAACTGCAAGACCTTCGTCGACGGCCATACGCCGCCGGATCGCGTGCTGGAGACGATGTTCTAA
- a CDS encoding SH3 domain-containing protein, giving the protein MRRSRLFAVLLIAVLLALAGLPASLSHAPLGWLAPASAQAEAGTRGRVTGLPIPRFVSLRPDEVNLRTGPGLRYPIEWVYKRAGMPVEVIGEYGTWRQIRDWEGDTGWVHQVMLQADRTARIVGERPRPLVAEPDADAPPVALLQPGVIAALERCRDRWCYLTAGGHSGWMRREAFYGVYPGERVAD; this is encoded by the coding sequence ATGCGCCGCTCCCGCCTCTTTGCCGTGCTCTTGATCGCTGTGCTGCTGGCCTTGGCCGGGCTGCCGGCGTCGCTGTCGCACGCGCCGCTCGGCTGGCTTGCGCCCGCGTCCGCCCAGGCCGAGGCGGGCACGCGGGGGCGCGTCACCGGCCTGCCGATTCCCCGTTTCGTCTCGCTGCGTCCGGATGAGGTCAATCTGCGCACCGGCCCGGGCCTGCGCTACCCGATCGAGTGGGTCTACAAGCGCGCCGGCATGCCGGTCGAAGTGATCGGCGAGTACGGGACCTGGCGTCAGATCCGCGACTGGGAGGGCGATACCGGCTGGGTCCACCAGGTGATGCTGCAGGCCGACCGCACCGCCCGGATCGTTGGCGAGCGTCCGCGGCCCCTGGTTGCCGAGCCGGATGCCGACGCGCCGCCGGTGGCCTTGCTGCAGCCGGGCGTGATCGCCGCGCTGGAGCGGTGCCGGGACCGCTGGTGCTATCTCACCGCCGGCGGCCACAGCGGCTGGATGCGCCGGGAAGCGTTTTACGGGGTCTATCCGGGCGAACGGGTAGCGGACTAG
- a CDS encoding rubrerythrin family protein, whose product MSKLKGSQTEANLKAAFAHESQVNRRYLYFAQHADKEGYNDVAQVFRATAESETSHAHGTLQFLEDAGDPESGEPFGDTASNLKAAIAGEARESESMYPEMARVARAEGFEDVARWFEALAKAEKSHVNRFRRTLDTLDE is encoded by the coding sequence ATGAGCAAGCTCAAGGGCTCGCAAACCGAGGCCAACCTGAAAGCTGCCTTTGCGCACGAGAGTCAGGTCAACCGGCGGTACCTGTATTTCGCCCAGCACGCCGACAAGGAAGGCTATAACGATGTCGCCCAAGTGTTTCGGGCGACGGCGGAATCCGAGACCAGCCATGCCCATGGCACGCTACAATTCCTGGAGGACGCGGGCGACCCCGAGAGCGGCGAGCCATTCGGCGACACCGCATCCAATCTGAAGGCAGCGATCGCCGGCGAGGCGCGGGAATCGGAATCGATGTATCCGGAAATGGCCCGGGTCGCCCGCGCGGAAGGCTTCGAAGATGTCGCCCGCTGGTTCGAAGCGCTTGCCAAGGCGGAGAAAAGCCACGTCAACCGCTTTCGACGGACGCTGGATACGCTGGACGAGTAG
- the irrA gene encoding iron response transcriptional regulator IrrA — translation MAERVKRAGLRPTRQRVSLARLLFNGDDKHVTAEQLHKEAKDADLPVSLATVYNTLNQFTEVGLLREVVVEPGRSYFDTNIHDHHHFYYQDDGSLQDIPGEQVRLAELPQAPDGTRVDRVDVIVRVRRNG, via the coding sequence CTGGCCGAACGCGTCAAGCGCGCGGGACTGCGCCCGACGCGTCAACGTGTTTCGCTCGCCCGGCTGCTGTTCAACGGCGACGACAAGCACGTCACGGCCGAGCAGCTGCACAAGGAAGCGAAGGACGCCGATCTGCCGGTGTCGTTGGCGACGGTGTACAACACCCTGAACCAATTCACCGAGGTCGGCCTGCTGCGCGAGGTGGTGGTCGAACCGGGACGCTCGTACTTCGACACCAACATCCACGATCACCATCACTTCTATTACCAGGACGACGGCTCGCTGCAGGATATCCCCGGCGAGCAGGTGCGCCTCGCGGAACTGCCTCAGGCGCCGGATGGTACACGCGTCGACCGGGTCGATGTGATCGTGCGCGTCAGGCGCAACGGCTAG
- the fabA gene encoding 3-hydroxyacyl-[acyl-carrier-protein] dehydratase FabA, with product MNERKTSYGYEDLLSCGHGELFGPGNARLPLPPMLMFDRIDRITEEGGNHGKGEVVATLDVKPDLWFFGCHFESDPVMPGALGLDAMWQLVGFFLGWIGAPGRGRALGVGEVKMSDQVLPTAKQVVYRLNLKRVIRRKLVLGIADGTMEVDGKTAYEAKDLRVGLFTQPETQAQGA from the coding sequence GTGAACGAGCGGAAGACCAGTTACGGGTACGAGGACCTGCTGAGCTGTGGCCATGGCGAGCTGTTCGGGCCCGGCAACGCCCGTCTGCCCCTGCCACCGATGCTGATGTTCGACCGGATCGACCGGATCACGGAAGAAGGCGGCAATCACGGCAAGGGCGAGGTTGTGGCCACCCTGGACGTCAAGCCGGACCTGTGGTTCTTCGGCTGCCATTTCGAGAGTGATCCGGTGATGCCGGGCGCCCTCGGCCTGGATGCGATGTGGCAACTGGTCGGCTTCTTCCTGGGCTGGATCGGCGCTCCGGGGCGCGGCCGCGCGCTGGGCGTCGGCGAAGTCAAGATGTCGGATCAGGTGCTGCCCACGGCCAAGCAGGTGGTCTACCGGCTCAACCTCAAGCGGGTGATCCGGCGCAAGCTGGTCCTCGGCATCGCCGACGGCACGATGGAGGTCGACGGCAAGACCGCCTACGAGGCCAAGGACCTGCGCGTGGGTCTGTTCACGCAGCCGGAGACCCAGGCACAGGGGGCGTAA
- the fabB gene encoding beta-ketoacyl-ACP synthase I, with translation MRRVVVTGLGVVSSIGNNKHEVMESLKAGQPGITFAEEYAERGFKSQIHGSISIDLEQHVDRKLRRFMGDGAAYNYVAMNEAIADAGLESGDVSNPRTGLIMGSGGPSTSNQVQAADIARERGVRRIGPYMVPRCMSSTNSANLATAFKIKGMSYSISSACSTSAHCIGSAYEQIQLGKQDVMFAGGGEELHWTLSMLFDAMGALSTHYNDTPESASRPYDKNRDGFVISGGGGVVVLEELEHARARGAKIYGELIGYGATSDGDDMVAPSGEGGVRCMRQALHGLGNSRVDYINAHGTSTPVGDISELRSIREVFGEDLPAVTSTKSLTGHAQGAAGVQEAIYSLLMLEHDFIAASANIEELDPEAEGMPILTERKDAAGLTCVLSNSFGFGGTNCSLAFRRFEA, from the coding sequence ATGCGACGCGTAGTAGTCACCGGTCTGGGCGTGGTTTCCAGCATCGGCAACAACAAGCACGAGGTCATGGAGTCGCTGAAGGCGGGTCAGCCCGGCATCACCTTTGCCGAGGAATACGCCGAACGTGGCTTCAAAAGTCAGATCCACGGCTCGATCAGTATCGACCTCGAGCAGCACGTCGACCGTAAGCTGCGCCGCTTCATGGGCGACGGCGCGGCCTACAACTATGTGGCGATGAACGAGGCGATCGCGGACGCCGGCCTGGAGAGTGGCGACGTCTCGAACCCGCGCACGGGTCTGATCATGGGCTCCGGCGGCCCGTCGACCTCGAATCAGGTGCAGGCCGCCGACATCGCGCGCGAGCGCGGCGTGCGCCGGATCGGCCCCTACATGGTGCCGCGCTGCATGTCGTCGACCAATTCCGCCAACCTGGCGACGGCGTTCAAGATCAAGGGGATGAGCTACTCGATCTCGTCCGCCTGCTCGACCTCCGCGCACTGCATCGGCTCGGCTTACGAGCAGATCCAGCTTGGCAAGCAGGACGTGATGTTCGCCGGTGGCGGCGAGGAACTGCATTGGACCCTGTCCATGCTGTTCGATGCCATGGGCGCCCTGTCGACGCACTACAACGACACGCCCGAGTCCGCCTCGCGCCCCTACGACAAGAACCGCGACGGCTTCGTGATCTCCGGCGGCGGCGGCGTGGTCGTGCTCGAAGAACTGGAGCATGCCCGGGCGCGCGGCGCCAAGATCTATGGCGAGCTGATCGGCTACGGCGCAACCTCCGACGGCGACGACATGGTCGCGCCCAGCGGCGAGGGTGGGGTGCGCTGCATGCGCCAAGCCCTGCACGGGCTGGGCAACAGCAGGGTCGACTACATCAATGCCCACGGCACCTCGACTCCGGTGGGCGACATCTCGGAGCTGCGGTCGATCCGCGAGGTGTTCGGCGAAGACCTGCCCGCGGTGACCTCGACCAAGTCCCTGACCGGACATGCTCAGGGGGCTGCCGGGGTGCAGGAAGCGATCTATTCGCTGTTGATGCTGGAGCACGATTTCATCGCGGCGTCGGCCAACATCGAAGAGCTCGATCCCGAGGCCGAAGGCATGCCGATCCTCACCGAGCGCAAGGACGCCGCAGGCTTGACGTGCGTGTTGTCGAACAGCTTCGGCTTCGGCGGCACCAACTGCTCGCTGGCGTTCCGCCGCTTCGAGGCGTAG
- a CDS encoding enoyl-ACP reductase FabI yields MTSQGGVLAGKRGLIMGVANEKSIAWGIAKAAADQGAELAFTYQADSFAKRVRPLAESVGSDLLVRCDVSDDADLDRAFQEIAEHWDGLDFIVHAIAYSDKTQLKGRYLDTTRQNFRHTLSISAYSFTAVAQRAQPLMREGGSLLTLTYLGAERVAPNYNVMGVAKAALEASVRYMAADLGPRGIRVNALSAGPMRTLAGSAIADARFTFRWSAEQAPLHRNVDLEEVGQSALYLLSDLSAGVTGEVHHVDGGYHAIAMPHPDRVNTKKE; encoded by the coding sequence ATGACGTCGCAAGGCGGAGTTCTGGCCGGCAAACGCGGCCTGATCATGGGGGTGGCGAACGAGAAGTCGATCGCCTGGGGCATCGCCAAGGCCGCCGCCGATCAGGGCGCGGAACTCGCCTTTACCTATCAAGCCGATTCGTTCGCCAAGCGCGTCCGCCCGCTGGCCGAATCGGTCGGCAGCGATCTCCTGGTGCGTTGCGACGTTTCGGATGATGCCGATCTGGATCGCGCCTTCCAGGAGATTGCCGAACACTGGGACGGGCTCGACTTCATCGTCCACGCGATCGCTTATTCCGATAAGACCCAGTTGAAGGGCCGCTACCTCGACACCACGCGGCAGAACTTCCGCCATACCCTGTCGATCTCGGCCTATTCCTTCACGGCCGTTGCCCAGCGCGCGCAGCCGCTGATGCGCGAGGGCGGAAGCCTGCTGACCCTGACCTACCTTGGCGCCGAACGGGTCGCGCCAAACTACAACGTCATGGGGGTCGCCAAGGCCGCGCTGGAGGCCAGCGTCCGCTACATGGCCGCCGACCTGGGGCCACGTGGCATTCGGGTTAATGCGCTCTCCGCCGGGCCGATGCGCACGCTGGCCGGCTCCGCGATCGCGGATGCGCGCTTCACCTTCCGCTGGTCGGCCGAACAGGCTCCCCTGCACCGCAACGTCGACCTGGAAGAGGTGGGCCAGTCTGCGCTCTACCTGTTGAGCGACCTGTCGGCTGGCGTGACCGGCGAGGTGCACCATGTCGACGGCGGTTACCACGCCATCGCCATGCCGCATCCCGATCGGGTGAACACCAAGAAAGAGTAG
- a CDS encoding glycerophosphodiester phosphodiesterase family protein → MTDRFATVPDAPTPRIALPPVIGHRGAAGLAPENTLPGLRAAAEAGCRWVEVDVMLAACGTPMLHHDVSLERIEGIAGRLDQWTATQLAELDAGAAFDPAFAGTRIPTLAEALAEMVRLNLQVNLEIKPAPGAARETAEATVRTVRDLWPEDRPKPLLSSFQRDSLAAARDKGPELPRGLIVQNRPVRWSEVLRELDCVSLHLAADHLLPAESREVTDAGWAVAAYTVNDGGTAARLRGWGVDAIITDRPDLIPNDL, encoded by the coding sequence GTGACCGACCGTTTCGCCACCGTACCGGATGCCCCGACGCCGCGGATCGCCCTACCGCCCGTGATCGGTCACCGTGGCGCCGCAGGGCTGGCGCCAGAAAACACCCTGCCTGGCCTGCGCGCGGCCGCTGAAGCCGGCTGTCGCTGGGTCGAAGTGGACGTCATGCTGGCCGCCTGCGGCACGCCGATGCTGCACCACGATGTCAGTCTGGAACGGATCGAGGGGATCGCGGGACGGCTGGATCAGTGGACCGCCACGCAGCTAGCCGAATTGGACGCCGGCGCGGCCTTCGACCCGGCGTTTGCCGGCACGCGCATCCCGACCCTGGCGGAGGCGCTGGCGGAGATGGTCCGCCTGAATCTGCAGGTGAACCTGGAGATCAAGCCCGCCCCGGGCGCGGCACGCGAAACGGCGGAAGCAACCGTGCGCACGGTGCGCGACCTCTGGCCCGAGGACCGGCCCAAGCCGCTGTTGTCGTCGTTCCAGCGGGACAGTCTCGCAGCCGCCCGCGACAAGGGACCGGAGCTGCCGCGCGGTCTGATCGTGCAGAACCGGCCGGTGCGCTGGTCCGAGGTGCTGCGCGAGCTAGACTGCGTCTCCCTGCATCTGGCCGCCGATCATCTCTTACCGGCGGAGAGTCGGGAGGTCACGGACGCTGGCTGGGCCGTCGCGGCCTATACCGTGAACGACGGCGGCACCGCAGCCCGCTTGCGCGGCTGGGGGGTCGACGCGATCATCACCGACCGCCCCGACCTGATACCAAACGATCTGTAG
- a CDS encoding SCO family protein: MSGILPKSKVARITAVVSTLASVTLVAAVAWNVWLNDDGRSQMAGSGPQADQAIGGPFELTNTQGNTVTAQDLEGGYTLVFFGYTHCPDVCPMTLQAMSQALDVVADNHPAKAERITPVFITIDPARDDVARMRDYVANFHPRLIGLTGDKQAIQQAAQAYHVSYKKVDPEEVAAAQQDTQNGDGQMSAADHAAMDHGAYLMQHQSYVFLMGPDGGHVDHVAASAGAPRIAEMIRQDVEG; the protein is encoded by the coding sequence ATGAGCGGCATCCTGCCGAAATCGAAAGTCGCGCGGATCACCGCCGTCGTCAGCACCCTCGCCAGTGTGACCCTGGTCGCCGCGGTGGCCTGGAACGTCTGGTTGAACGACGACGGCAGGTCCCAGATGGCAGGTTCGGGCCCGCAAGCCGACCAGGCGATCGGCGGGCCGTTCGAACTGACCAATACGCAAGGCAACACCGTCACTGCCCAGGATCTAGAGGGCGGCTATACGCTCGTGTTCTTCGGCTACACCCATTGCCCGGACGTCTGCCCGATGACCCTGCAGGCGATGTCCCAGGCCCTTGACGTCGTCGCCGACAACCACCCAGCCAAGGCGGAGCGGATAACCCCGGTGTTCATCACCATCGATCCTGCCCGCGATGACGTGGCGCGGATGCGTGACTACGTCGCCAATTTCCATCCCCGCCTGATCGGCCTGACCGGCGACAAGCAAGCCATCCAGCAAGCGGCGCAGGCCTACCACGTGTCCTATAAAAAGGTGGACCCGGAGGAGGTCGCCGCCGCGCAACAGGACACGCAAAACGGCGACGGGCAGATGTCGGCCGCCGACCATGCCGCGATGGACCACGGGGCGTATCTGATGCAGCACCAGTCCTACGTTTTTCTGATGGGTCCAGACGGCGGTCACGTGGACCACGTCGCGGCGTCCGCCGGGGCCCCACGGATCGCCGAGATGATCCGCCAGGACGTCGAGGGCTAG
- a CDS encoding cobalamin biosynthesis protein yields MTPSPPLGAYGANDPLFLLLAALAVEAYVGDVIARLPRVPHPRALLARLAGRLGFRLNRPQRGRRALVLRGLFVVIALALGAAVIGWALAAFTRVYPFAWIIELFLLVALIGQNGVLSGLKSVADGLATGSAERTRAALRPLAGERLAPDQLERLDLRGLSIAALDGGARRAVSAAFAPVLFYILLGLPGLMAQQTVWTLACVVANSNKPGGSGLGFGREGDFALAAVKLDAALAWVPDKVAGLLFAGAAAFVPGAHPVTALRRLPRATSWAVGAIGGALRLTGRKDGTLSRVGAPEATQLKRAAMLLGVALLIQGGLIAVLVLLRQTA; encoded by the coding sequence ATGACCCCATCCCCACCGCTCGGCGCGTATGGTGCCAACGATCCCCTGTTCCTGCTGCTGGCGGCGCTGGCCGTGGAAGCCTACGTCGGCGATGTGATCGCGCGTTTGCCGCGCGTGCCGCATCCGCGCGCCCTGCTGGCCCGGCTTGCCGGGCGGCTGGGTTTCCGATTGAACCGGCCGCAGCGCGGGCGCCGGGCACTGGTGCTGCGCGGGCTGTTTGTGGTGATCGCGCTCGCGCTGGGCGCGGCCGTGATCGGCTGGGCGTTGGCGGCCTTCACGCGGGTCTACCCGTTCGCCTGGATCATCGAGTTGTTCCTGCTGGTCGCGCTGATTGGTCAGAACGGCGTGTTGAGCGGACTCAAGTCGGTGGCCGACGGCCTCGCCACCGGCAGTGCCGAGCGCACGCGCGCGGCGTTGCGTCCGCTGGCGGGCGAACGGTTGGCGCCGGACCAACTGGAGCGCCTGGACTTGCGGGGGCTGTCGATTGCCGCCCTGGACGGCGGGGCGCGTCGGGCGGTCTCTGCCGCCTTCGCGCCGGTGCTGTTTTACATTCTGTTGGGTCTGCCAGGGCTGATGGCGCAGCAGACCGTCTGGACGCTCGCCTGCGTGGTTGCCAATAGCAACAAGCCGGGCGGTTCGGGTCTGGGTTTCGGGCGGGAAGGCGATTTCGCGCTTGCCGCTGTCAAGCTGGATGCAGCGCTCGCCTGGGTGCCGGACAAGGTCGCCGGGCTACTGTTCGCCGGGGCCGCTGCCTTCGTGCCGGGCGCACATCCTGTGACCGCGCTGCGGCGCTTGCCTCGGGCGACCTCGTGGGCGGTTGGGGCGATCGGCGGGGCCCTGCGCCTGACCGGTCGGAAGGATGGCACGTTGAGCCGCGTCGGCGCACCGGAGGCCACACAGCTGAAACGGGCGGCGATGCTGCTGGGGGTCGCTCTGTTGATCCAGGGCGGGCTGATCGCGGTATTGGTGCTGTTGCGTCAGACAGCTTAG
- a CDS encoding histidine phosphatase family protein: MSATTRWWWIRHAPVTSANGRIYGQMDMDCDTSDTSIYDGLAALLPQDAIWVTSNLIRTTQTAEAILARRADPAPELHPERELAEQSFGDWQGRHRDELIAERGEQWNRFWLAPAHEAPPGGESFADLIQRVGTVVDRLSRTHAGRDVVAVTHGGTIRAALARALDLEPERALSFVVDNCALTRIDHIAPPADSAPDTPPAWRVALVNHVPRA, encoded by the coding sequence ATGTCGGCGACCACACGCTGGTGGTGGATCCGCCACGCGCCGGTGACCAGCGCCAACGGGCGCATCTACGGCCAGATGGACATGGACTGCGACACCTCGGATACGTCGATCTACGACGGCCTTGCCGCGTTACTGCCGCAGGACGCCATCTGGGTCACCTCCAACCTGATCCGCACAACTCAAACCGCCGAAGCGATCCTGGCACGCCGGGCGGACCCGGCGCCCGAGCTGCACCCCGAACGGGAACTGGCCGAGCAGTCGTTCGGCGACTGGCAGGGCCGGCATCGCGACGAGCTGATCGCCGAACGCGGCGAGCAGTGGAATCGCTTCTGGCTGGCGCCCGCGCACGAGGCGCCGCCGGGCGGCGAGAGCTTCGCCGATCTGATCCAGCGAGTCGGCACCGTCGTGGATCGCCTGTCGCGCACGCATGCCGGCCGCGACGTCGTCGCCGTGACCCACGGCGGGACGATTCGCGCCGCCCTGGCGCGCGCCCTCGACCTGGAGCCGGAACGGGCCTTGTCGTTCGTCGTCGATAACTGCGCTCTCACACGCATCGACCACATCGCACCGCCAGCGGACAGCGCGCCGGATACCCCGCCGGCCTGGCGGGTGGCACTGGTCAATCACGTGCCGCGGGCGTGA
- the cobS gene encoding adenosylcobinamide-GDP ribazoletransferase: protein MAPDAAPSKSGAWRVWRQDLARAIVFLTRLPVRWPEAAAGEPDGLAALARALRCAPLVGVLVGAAGALALILTTGLHLPPLVSAGLALAVSFAITGGLHEDGLADVADGFGGGEDVARKLAIMRDSRVGSYGVAAIVFSLLLRVGALAALAAVPGGALALIGAHALGRAAMLPVMRGLKPARADGLGHGAGRPSRGVVATALLLGTGAILLTLGPLAGMVALGMSALATGLVARLAARQVHGYTGDVLGTVEQTVETVVLLTAASLLAATGPAFI from the coding sequence TTGGCCCCGGATGCTGCTCCGTCCAAGTCAGGCGCTTGGCGCGTCTGGCGGCAGGACCTGGCGCGCGCGATCGTCTTTCTAACCCGCCTGCCGGTGCGCTGGCCTGAGGCTGCCGCCGGCGAGCCGGACGGCTTGGCTGCACTGGCCCGTGCACTGCGCTGCGCACCGCTGGTGGGTGTGCTGGTGGGCGCCGCCGGCGCCCTTGCCCTGATCCTCACGACCGGCCTCCACCTGCCACCGCTCGTCTCGGCTGGACTGGCGCTCGCCGTCAGCTTCGCGATCACCGGCGGGTTGCACGAGGATGGCCTGGCCGATGTCGCCGACGGCTTCGGCGGCGGAGAGGATGTCGCGCGCAAGCTCGCGATCATGCGCGACAGCCGGGTGGGCAGCTATGGTGTCGCGGCGATCGTGTTCTCGCTACTGCTGCGCGTCGGCGCGCTGGCAGCGCTGGCAGCCGTGCCTGGCGGCGCGCTGGCACTGATCGGCGCGCACGCGTTGGGCCGCGCGGCGATGCTGCCGGTCATGCGCGGCTTGAAGCCAGCCCGCGCCGACGGCCTCGGTCACGGAGCCGGTCGCCCCTCGCGGGGTGTCGTCGCCACCGCACTCCTGCTCGGCACCGGCGCGATCCTGCTGACGCTGGGACCGCTCGCCGGGATGGTCGCCCTCGGCATGAGCGCACTGGCAACTGGACTGGTCGCCCGCCTTGCAGCCCGGCAGGTGCACGGCTATACCGGCGACGTGCTGGGAACGGTGGAGCAGACGGTCGAGACAGTCGTACTGCTAACGGCCGCCAGCCTGCTGGCGGCAACCGGTCCCGCGTTCATTTAA